A portion of the Bdellovibrio bacteriovorus genome contains these proteins:
- a CDS encoding penicillin-binding transpeptidase domain-containing protein, which yields MKARIVIIFVGIVTLWSMLILRAGYLQFLPNDRLNSLQNRQFQTKVTLQARRGAIVDRNGRDMAMSAAAYSLYADPKILENRKAVAKKLAKILGQSSESIYGKIKDKNRRFVWIQRMMDQTQANEIKAWDIRGLSFVEEWRRVYPNETLMAQTLGFLGIEGQGLEGLELGYEKVLAGNPKKVMVKRDARGRPLINNGTMFTENPEGHELRLTVDSELQYRLETELANAVSTFEADHAVGVILDAKTSAILALSSAPTFDVNKAQKTAAEFRRNKIVTDAFEPGSTMKTFVIAAALRENLVQPNTKFYCEKGSFRVGDRIIREAEAKEKFEDLTVSQILAFSSNVGTTKIAFKMGQDRLRQGLLDFGFGQRLGVDLPGEARGSVLALPWRQHLLSNISFGHGITSTPLQMANAYAAIANGGVLNTPYIVQSVRDAETGVLEETKVKPIRRVLSSEQAAQMRAMLVGVTTDGSASNARVDGFMVAGKTGTAQKVNPNGRGYVRGAYISSFGGFIPANDPKFVIYIAVDSPKKAYYGSTVAAPLFARMASYAVRKEGIAPLAIAEQSTISKARKLAAIDIKQPPKLPPKEILTSTELDQVTQVEANENVPNLLNMTTREVLRRVSGQDLRVKFVGQGLVSDVYPAIGSILPENKEITVILK from the coding sequence TTGAAAGCACGCATTGTTATCATCTTTGTCGGGATAGTCACGCTGTGGTCGATGTTGATCTTACGTGCCGGCTATCTTCAGTTTTTACCTAATGATCGTTTGAACTCTTTGCAGAATCGTCAGTTCCAAACCAAGGTGACCTTGCAAGCCCGTCGAGGCGCGATTGTAGATCGCAATGGCCGTGACATGGCGATGTCGGCGGCGGCTTATTCACTTTACGCGGATCCGAAGATTTTAGAGAACCGCAAGGCCGTGGCAAAAAAATTGGCCAAAATTTTGGGTCAGTCTTCAGAATCTATTTACGGTAAAATCAAAGATAAAAATCGCCGTTTTGTATGGATCCAACGCATGATGGATCAAACTCAAGCCAACGAAATTAAAGCTTGGGATATTCGCGGTCTTTCGTTTGTTGAAGAATGGCGTCGCGTTTATCCCAATGAAACTTTGATGGCGCAGACTTTGGGATTCTTAGGTATCGAAGGCCAAGGACTTGAAGGTTTAGAGTTGGGCTATGAAAAAGTGCTCGCTGGAAATCCTAAAAAAGTTATGGTGAAGCGTGATGCCCGCGGTCGACCACTGATTAACAATGGCACGATGTTCACGGAAAATCCCGAAGGGCATGAGTTGCGCTTGACGGTTGATTCTGAATTGCAATATCGCTTGGAAACAGAATTGGCCAATGCGGTTTCTACGTTTGAAGCCGATCACGCCGTGGGTGTCATCTTAGATGCGAAAACTTCAGCGATTTTGGCTTTGTCGTCGGCACCGACATTTGACGTGAACAAAGCACAAAAAACAGCGGCAGAATTTCGTCGTAATAAAATTGTGACGGATGCTTTTGAGCCGGGATCCACGATGAAAACTTTTGTGATCGCCGCGGCCTTGCGCGAGAACTTGGTTCAACCTAATACCAAATTTTACTGCGAAAAGGGAAGCTTTCGTGTTGGTGATCGCATCATCCGTGAAGCTGAAGCCAAAGAAAAATTTGAAGACTTAACGGTTTCTCAGATCTTGGCTTTCTCATCGAACGTCGGGACCACCAAAATCGCCTTTAAGATGGGGCAAGATCGTTTGCGCCAAGGTCTTTTAGATTTTGGTTTTGGCCAACGTTTAGGTGTGGATCTGCCTGGCGAAGCGCGGGGCAGTGTTTTGGCCTTACCATGGCGCCAGCATCTTTTAAGTAATATTTCTTTTGGCCACGGCATCACCTCAACGCCGTTACAAATGGCAAATGCCTACGCGGCCATCGCCAATGGCGGAGTTTTAAATACACCTTACATCGTACAATCAGTGCGTGATGCTGAAACCGGTGTGTTAGAAGAAACGAAAGTAAAACCGATTCGTCGAGTCCTTAGCTCTGAACAAGCTGCGCAAATGCGTGCGATGTTGGTGGGCGTAACCACCGACGGAAGTGCTAGCAATGCCAGAGTTGACGGTTTCATGGTGGCGGGAAAAACCGGGACCGCGCAAAAAGTAAATCCTAACGGTCGTGGATATGTCCGTGGTGCTTATATTTCAAGTTTTGGTGGTTTCATTCCGGCAAATGATCCGAAGTTCGTGATCTACATCGCGGTGGATTCTCCGAAAAAAGCTTATTATGGTTCAACTGTGGCAGCCCCTTTGTTTGCGCGCATGGCTTCATATGCTGTTCGTAAAGAAGGTATTGCTCCGCTTGCCATTGCAGAACAGTCAACAATATCAAAAGCACGTAAGCTGGCGGCCATTGACATCAAGCAACCACCCAAACTTCCGCCCAAAGAAATTTTAACTTCAACGGAGTTAGATCAGGTCACGCAAGTGGAAGCCAATGAAAATGTTCCTAACTTGTTGAATATGACAACTCGTGAGGTTCTTCGTCGCGTGAGTGGCCAAGATCTGCGCGTCAAGTTTGTGGGGCAAGGATTGGTCAGCGATGTTTACCCTGCCATCGGCTCCATTTTGCCGGAAAATAAAGAGATCACGGTCATTTTAAAATAG
- the rsmH gene encoding 16S rRNA (cytosine(1402)-N(4))-methyltransferase RsmH gives MKKYKPKSGERIEHVEEIIPPKVELPFEFSPEHYPVLLQEVLAAFYPYRQASAPTYFDGTFGRGGHYSAVKYTIPQMIATVMDQDLAAVSHAKNAFKTDVEKGQLNVIHGNFSEFSDHNLKNFDMMLLDLGVSSPQLDQAERGFSFYHDGPLDMRMNQQQGLTAEVLINTASEDDLIRIFKDYGEVYRPGKVVRAIVKDRKTKAFQSTLQLAGLIERVDGWQIKGHHPATKYFMALRLAVNSELEVVAEALPKMMKALNPKGRLAVISFHSLEDRIVKNIFRDNEDLGKPVYKKVIVPTQEECDRNSRSRSAKLRVFERSAQDELTKL, from the coding sequence GAAATCATCCCGCCAAAGGTCGAGCTTCCCTTTGAATTTTCACCTGAGCATTATCCTGTATTGCTTCAAGAAGTGTTGGCCGCTTTCTATCCTTATCGACAAGCATCCGCACCCACATACTTCGATGGAACTTTCGGACGCGGAGGACATTACTCGGCGGTGAAATATACCATTCCGCAAATGATCGCGACAGTTATGGACCAAGATCTAGCGGCCGTTAGTCATGCGAAAAATGCGTTTAAGACAGACGTCGAGAAGGGCCAGTTAAACGTAATTCATGGTAATTTCTCAGAGTTTTCAGATCACAATCTAAAAAACTTTGATATGATGCTTTTAGATCTAGGCGTAAGTTCACCGCAGTTAGACCAGGCCGAACGAGGCTTTAGTTTTTATCACGATGGACCCCTGGATATGCGAATGAATCAGCAGCAAGGACTGACGGCTGAGGTGCTCATTAATACGGCTTCTGAGGATGACTTGATTCGAATCTTCAAAGACTATGGCGAAGTTTATCGCCCTGGAAAAGTCGTACGTGCGATCGTCAAAGATCGTAAGACCAAAGCATTTCAATCAACGTTACAACTTGCAGGTTTGATCGAACGCGTGGACGGTTGGCAAATTAAAGGCCATCATCCCGCGACAAAGTATTTTATGGCGTTGCGATTGGCCGTGAATTCAGAATTAGAAGTAGTAGCAGAAGCACTGCCGAAAATGATGAAGGCGCTCAATCCTAAAGGTCGTCTGGCCGTGATTAGTTTTCACTCGTTAGAAGACCGCATTGTTAAAAATATTTTCCGAGACAATGAAGATCTTGGAAAGCCGGTTTACAAAAAAGTGATTGTTCCCACTCAGGAAGAGTGTGATAGGAACTCTCGATCTCGTTCCGCGAAATTGAGAGTGTTTGAGAGGAGTGCTCAGGATGAGCTCACAAAACTTTAG